A stretch of the Gracilinanus agilis isolate LMUSP501 chromosome 4, AgileGrace, whole genome shotgun sequence genome encodes the following:
- the LOC123245543 gene encoding 60S ribosomal protein L37-like, with amino-acid sequence MTKGTSSFGKHQNKMHTLCLRCGSKAYHLQKSTRGKCGYPAKRKRKFNWSAKAKRRNTTGTGRMRHLKIVYRCFRNGFREGTTPKPKRAAVAASSSS; translated from the coding sequence ATGACAAAGGGGACTTCTTCCTTTGGTAAGCACCAGAATAAGATGCACACTTTGTGCCTTCGTTGTGGTTCTAAGGCATATCATCTTCAGAAGTCAACACGTGGCAAATGTGGATACCCTGCTAAACGCAAGAGAAAGTTTAACTGGAGTGCAAAGGCTAAGAGACGCAACACCACTGGTACTGGTCGAATGAGGCACCTAAAAATTGTATACCGCTGTTTCAGGAATGGATTCCGTGAAGGAACAACACCTAAACCCAAGAGAGCAGCTGTCGCAGCATCTAGTTCATCTTGA